Sequence from the Miscanthus floridulus cultivar M001 chromosome 16, ASM1932011v1, whole genome shotgun sequence genome:
GTCTCAACTTCATTCAGTTGTGGCGTTGGCCACATTACTCTGATCAATAAcatttttttgaataagacaaaTCCTTGTCTCATCAACACCTTTCAGGGGAGAAAGGACATTCAGGAATAGATAATTAGAGATACCAGGAGTCAGGAAATAACCGATGAATCTTATGCCAGGCCTTGTGAGTGAAAAAACCAAAGCTTGGTTGCATTGATGTTTGTTCACCAACACATTTCAGCAATCATTTCGGATGGAAAATTCACGTGTATATCAAGGCAGCATGCTAAGTTCAGATGAAATAACAAATTTCATCTAGCAAAGGAAAACACAATACATGGATGTTCTGCATCCAAAAGAAACAAGAGAAGGCTTTTGTTGCACATTTACTCATCATCAGTAAAGCATATGAAGAACCCCAACATTTGGTCCCTGCTCGCTGGCCTGAGGGTCCAGGGGTGGAATGTAGCAAAGGATGTGGAAATTGCAGCTGCACCTCTTGGTGAGGCATCAAATGAGTTAAATTACTGCTGCATTTGGAACAATGAATCTCTTGAGCAAGCACCGCTAAAACAGCTGGCAAAATTGTCAGATGTAGTCTGCTGGCTCAACTATTACAACCGTGCTTCTGAGAACACTGCTCTCATTAAAAGGCTTATTTTCACCCACATTGCATACACGTACTCCAAAAGAATGAGCATTAAGAATATTCTTTGTGCTTACATTCAGAGTGTTAGCCCATTAACTAGTAAGATCTAATCTCTTAGCAGATACTACTGTGAACTAATGATGGCCTCTTTTAGATCAGGAGTATCATAAGGCTGTTATTTGTGATTTTCTGTGCACAACCTGACAGTACTAGCCTGGTTGGGCATGGACTTCACAAGGCACAGCATTTGGTAATATGACTACTGTAGGAATCAGAATGACACTGAAAATGTCCGTTAACACTCCTACTTATCTTACAGGCATTGAGTCCCAAACCATTGTTGCCAATAAAAGTCTGCAACTAAGGATTATACTATATAATGGGGGTCATTGTCATTACTTTTTCTGTAGTTGTGGTTGCTACATTACTCTGATCAAACACATTGAGCAAACTGAGCTGGATTGCAGTGATGTTGTACAAGATGATAACCAAAGCTGAACATAAACCATCACATGAGAAATGAGATACAGTAAGAGCCTTTTCGCATATCCATATCAAGGTAATAGTAATACTCATTCAGAGAGGAAAAATCAGGACATGAAGAATtcatgcattcattcatcaaaATTCCAAATTTGCAGTGTGTGAGAGTATAGATCACTCCTGGCCTTGCATTTCCTTCCTAACAACTGCTACGCTCGTTAGTCTTACGGCGTCGTGTTTCCTTTCCATGGATCATCACAAGGTAAAGTAAAACTAAGCTACACTTACAGAAGAAGTGAAGCAAAGAAGTAACTGTCGAGAAGAGCATGGGTGGATCAACCGATCAATCGTCGAATGCtgccgacgacgaggaggagtcGGCGAGGTGGGGGAAgcgcgcggcggtggcggtggagaggAGGAGGTACTTGCGGACGCAGGAGCGGACGCACTCCTCCTCGCGCTTGCCAAGCGCCCGGCGGTAGAAGGAGACGACGCAGTCGGAGAAGCAGCGGTGCGAGAGCCAGCTGTACAGATGCATCCTGCAACGAGGgtggggggagggagggaggagtcGTCACTCGTCAGCCACAACTCACGAGCAAGGAAGGGGAGCAGATGGAGCAGCCGCCCTCTGCCACCTCCTCGAAGGAAAGAGAAGTAGA
This genomic interval carries:
- the LOC136510046 gene encoding mitochondrial import inner membrane translocase subunit TIM9-like; translated protein: MDAAAAATAAGDDEQDQARLDTIADGLQTRDAMHLYSWLSHRCFSDCVVSFYRRALGKREEECVRSCVRKYLLLSTATAARFPHLADSSSSSAAFDD